The DNA window CGAAATGGTGGGTAGGTTTATTCTACTTTGGGACTGCTTTTTGTATTCTGTATGTAGCGGCTTACTCTTTTACAGATTTTGCTCACCCTATCAATGAGTATGAAATTGAGTATAAGGAACAGATTGCGAGTATCGCAGAGTACGAAAAGACACAGCCTCCTGTAACGATTGAAACCGCTAAGTATTCAGCCGATAATATTGCAGACGGTAAAGAACTGTTTAAGACGAACTGTGCATCATGTCACGGTGAAGACGGACGCGGAGGAATCGGTCCTAACCTTACCGATAACTACTGGATCAACCAGCCAGAGAAGACGTTATTTAAAAACGTATTCAATATGGACTGGAACGGTTCCCCAAATAATCCTGCAATGAGACCATTCGGTAAAAACGGAGAGGTTTCCGGAGCAGAAATTGAAAAGATTGCTGCTTATGTATACCACATCAACCAGGAACAGCCTCCGATTACACCCGCTCAGGGCGGAGCCGCTCCTCAGGGAACAGAAGCACATTGGGAAAAAGAATAATTTAATTTTAAATTAGAAACCTATGAAAAACATAATTTGTTATTAGAAGAAAAAATAGTAACGAATTATGTTTTTTCATTTTTAAAATAGAGTATACAACATGTCAAACATAGAAGAAGTAGAAGTACGCGGCGGACAGGGCCAGGTTCTGGAACCTGAGACATACAGGGATTCTATAGGAACTATGGAACAATCCGGAAAGAGGAAATGGGTCTTTCCGCGAAAACCCAAAGGTAAATTTACCAACTACAGAAATATCGTAAGCTATCTTTTATTAGCCGTTTATTTCGCTACCCCATTCATCAGCATCAACGGAAACCCGTTTCTGTTGTTTGATGTCATAGACCGGGAATTTTATATCTTCGGACAGCCGTTTTATCCACAGGACTTTTTTATCCTGACATTAGGCGCCATTGCATCCCTGATATTCATTATTGTATTTACGATTGCTTTCGGGAGAATTTTCTGCGGGTGGATATGCCCTCAGACAATTTTTCTGGAATTTATTTTCCGTAAGATAGAATATGCAATTGAAGGGGACAGAAACAGACAGATGAAGCTCGACAGGCAGGAATGGAACAGTGAGAAGATATGGAAGCGAAGCCTTAAATGGAGTATTTACGTGGTGATTTCACTGATCATAACGCATTTCATGTTCATGTACATCGTGGGCTACCGAGAAGTATTCAGGATTGTTTCTGAAGGGCCTTTTGCCCACCCTACGAATTTTATCGTTATGATCTTATTCTCGGCAGCGTTTTACTTTGTTTTTGCGTGGTTCAGAGAACAGGTATGTACGCTGGTATGTCCGTACGGAAGATTACAGGGTGTATTGATCGATAAGGATACGATCAATGTATTCTACGATTTCAACCGCGGAGAAAACAGGGCGAAATGGAGAAAAGGAGAAGATAGGAAAGCTGCCGGAAAAGGCGATTGTATCGACTGTCATCAGTGCGTAGTCGTATGTCCTACCGGAATTGATATCAGGGACGGACAGCAGTTGGAATGCGTGAACTGTACCGCCTGTATTGATGCCTGTGACGAAGTTATGGAAAAAGTAGGTCTGCCTAAAGGCCTGATCCGTTATGCCTCGGAAAATGAAATTGAAAGGAAAAGCTCCTTCGAGTTTACCGGCAGGATGAAAGGGTTTACTGTAATCCTGATCTTCCTGATGGGATTCCTGGGATATTTACTGTATAACAGGGGCGAAATGGAAGCTAAGTTCATCAAGCCCGCAGGAAGTACATTCTTTGTAAGAGATGGTAAAATCACCAATACCTATAATTATACATTCCTTAATAAGACGAATGATAAGAAGCTCGTAACCGTAAAAGTTATTGAACCTTCCCATGGCGAGGTTACCTACAGTGCCTCAAGCAAAATACAGGTAGACCGCGATAAAATATCCAAAGGAACCATCAATATCAGCTTCCCGGAAAGTGAGATGAAGCTGTCTAAGCAGAATATTACTATCGGTGTTTATGATATGAAAGGTAATCTGATCGATTCTTACCAGACGTATTTTGAAGGACCGTTTAAATTGCAATTTTAAGTTTTAAACATGAAAAATTTTAGTTGGGGCCACGGTGTGGTAATCGCACTGGCAGCCTTTATGATCTTTATACTTTCCATGATGTTCCTGTTTCCTAACGGCCAGAAGAATTCTGAAATGGTAACGGACAATTATTATGAGGAAGAATTAAAATACCAGGATGTTATCGATGCTAAGAAAAGAGCGGATCAGCTGGAAGAAAAGCCACAGTATTCGCAGAATGCAAGTGGTATTACGATATCATTTCCCAAAGACTACAACAATTCCAATACTACCGTTAAATTTGTTTTGAATCGAACAGACGACCAGAACCTGGATGTAAAGAAATCTGTGCAGCTTAATCAGGCGCAGTCCTTCATAATTCCGGCGCAGGTACTGAAACCGGGGAATTACACCCTGAGACTGATGTGGACTAAAGATAAGACGGACTACAGGATGGATTTTGATGTGATATGGAAATAGCACTTATTGTATCGGCTATCGGGCTGGGTTTTGCTTCAGGTTTCCATTGTGTGGGAATGTGCGGGCCTATTGCCCTGTCCATGGGTTTGACGAAAAAGCAGGCCACCAATTTCTATCTGCAGAACCTGACCTACCAGTTTGGGCGTATTTTTACCTATGCCCTTTTGGGTGCTGTTCTGGGGATCATCGGGGAAGGTTTTGAAATGGCCGGCATACAGCAGTACCTCACCATTGCGGTGGGAATCCTGCTGATCATTATGGCTGTATTCTCTTTCGGAGGAAAAGACTTTGCCTCCAGGATTCCCTTCTTTTCAAAGTTTTTATTCTCTGTAAAATCGAATCTCGGAAGGCTGCTTCAAAAGGCTGACTACCGTTCAAGGTTTACGACCGGTATCCTGAACGGGTTCCTTCCCTGCGGAATGGTTTACATGGCCCTCACCGCAAGTCTTGCCAGTGGCGGAATATGGCAGGGAGGTCTTTATATGGCCTTATTCGGATTAGGAACACTTCCGTTCATGTTTGCGGTAGTTCTGGTCGGAAACCTGATGAATCAGGCATTCAGGATCAAAGTCCTGAAAGCGGTTCCGATCGTAATGATCATACTTGGCGGTTTATTTATCGTGAGAGGACTGGAGCTGGGAATTCCGTACCTTTCTCCCCGGGCTGAAGCCATGACGGTTTCCAAGGATAACCAGGGAGATTGTCATTTGCCGGGAGACCATAGTACCCATCATCATGATGGTACGAATTGCCATTAAAGAAACATTATTGATACTTTTCGTAAGATATTATAGCATGGCCGGAATTTCTTCCGGCCATTTTATATTTCAATTATTTTGTTGCGTCCAGGAAAGACTGGTTATTTCTGCTTCGTAAATATTAAATCCTTTGTTTCCGGCAGGTAAATCGTGGTATCCAAATTGGGTGGACATTTAGCGGCTGTTGTCGTGATATCATCCGGACGATATTCCCAGGAAATTTGTGTATCATTAAGCTTTTTTAATATTATTCTTCCCCATCCAACACTACAATTAGTACCACTGTAAAAAAAATTTACTTTATTTTGAGTAGAAGATGTACTAATGCTATATAATTCAATATCATTAGAATTATTATAGGTATCTTGTACCACAGAGCCTGTTGAATTTTTTATAATGTACTTTATTACTAAAGCATCCATATAGTAATTCTTTTGTCCAGTTTTTTCTAATTTTTGTTCTTGTTTAGTAATGTAGAGTGTGGTTTCGCTTCCATTAAAATTTGCTTTATAAACTCCAACGTAGGGTGTGAGTTCATTATTCAGATCTTTCAAATAAGCATTTTCAGGAACCTCTTCATAGTCTGCATTTAATGGATAAACTTGCTGAGCTTTGCAAGAAAACGCAACACATATTCCTAAGCAAATAATCAAATATTTCATCACTGCTTCGTAAATATTAAATCCTTTGTTACCGGTAGGTAAATCGTGGTATCCAAATTAGGAGGACATTTAGCTGCTGTTGTCGTAACATCATTTGGGCGATATTCCCAGGAAATTTGTGTGCTGCTAATTTTTTTGAGATAAATATCTCCCCATCCAACGCTGCAGTTCGTTCCACTATAGATTAAATGTACAGCATTTTTATCCGGTCTAATTTTAGTACTATACAATTCAATATTATATAAATTATTATTTTTTGTATCCTGTAAAACTATTCCAGTAGAATTTTTTACAATGTATTTTACTAATAAGACATCCACATGATAACTTTTGTGACCGGTCTCTTCTAACTTATCTTCTTGTTTTGTAATAAATAAACTAATTTCATTCCCGTTATAATTAGCCTTATATATTCCTACATATGGGTTCAATTCATTATTGGTATCCTTGATGTATGCACGATTTGGAATACTTAAAAAAGGAGTATTAAGAGGAAGATTTTGAGCCTGACAAAAGGACATCAACATTATCCCTAAATATATTAGCAAACTTTTCATCATTCCTTCGTAAATATTAAATCCTTTGTTATAGGCAAGTAAATCGTTGTATCCAGATTAGGTGGACATTTATCTGCTGTTGTCGTAACATCATTCGGGCGATATTCCCAGGAAATTTCTGTGGCGCTAATTTTTTTAATGTTTATTGATCCAAATCCAACACTGCAATTTGTTCCGCTGTATATTAATTCTGCTTTAGTTCCATTTTCCGTAACCCACAAACTATAGATTGCATATGATAAATCGTCTTGTTGAAAAGACATATTCTTAGTGTCTTGAAGGATTATCCCAGAAGAATTTTTCACTATATATTTTACTGATAAAACATCTCTATAAACTTTCTGATTTCCATAATCAAAAAATTTATTATTTTCTTTAGTAATATACAATGTGATCTGATTCCCATTATACGTAGAAACATACTTTCCTACAAAAGATTGTAATTCATTATTGGTATCTCTTATATGCGACATATTAGGAATATTATCCAAAGAAGTTAACAATGGATATGTCTGTTGCGCTTTGCAAGATATTAGATTTATAACTAATACAATTATCAATGATACTTTTGATATTAATTTATTACTCATGTTTTATATTATTTTAAAATGATTATGGACAAGGTGATCCAACAGGTACACCATTATTGTCTAAAGTTACATTACTAATACTACCATTTGATTCTATACGTTGTAAATTTACTTTTCCAGCTAAATTCATCTGTTTTAATATTTCAAAAAATAATTTTTCCAAACCTTTTTCATTTAAATCGCCTGCTTGGTTTTTAATATAGGTTGTCCCATTTAACGAAATGTTGGATAATTCTTTTACTTTGATCAAATATTGATTTTCAAACTGTTTTATTTGCGCGGGCGTAAAATTATAGTTCCCGTTTATTCCTAAATCAGATGCATCACCGGTAAATTGAATCATGTAATTTATATACTGAACATTATTCGGACAGCTACTGCACCATTCGGCGGCGATCATTCCGAAGTAAGCATCTGCAACATTCGTCTGCGCTGCCGCAAAGCCAAATAAGGTTTCAGCAATATCACGCGGAGCAAACATATGGGTTCCCAGGGCTGTATGGTTATGATATCCTCCATAAGAATCTGTTACATCGTTAAAGACCACATTGTGATTTGAGTTGACATCCGCCGGAGCGATCGTCCCGTCTTTCTTCTCCTTAAAACCCGTTTCTCCTGCATTGATGTTACTCAGGCTCTGCAAAGCCTGTGCTTTCACATTATTGATTCCCTGCTGCACGTGGGGTTTGTTCAGGACGGATTTTGTCTTCTGGCAGGGATCTTCCGGTTCCGGCTGCGGATCTTCGCCCCCTCCTCCGGGATAAGGATAGCCCGGATCATTTCCGCCTCCTCCAAGGCATGTTCCGTCAGGAAGCACTTCACCGACACAGCTCTCCAACTGCTGGCTCTTGCATTCCGTCACATGATGCGATTCCCAATGTCCGGGACCATCAGGATCACTTTCATTATCCGGGTAAAACATTGAAATGGTCTTGGTTGTACAGACTAACTTTCCCGCTGTATTATCCATTAGGGTCATCTCTGCCCTTTTGGGCCTGGAGGAAATCAGGTTCTGAAAGAATTCCATATCATTCTGTACCTGGGTATAGGTAAAATAAACCCTCTGTCCTTTCCTCGGCACATTCAGTACCGCAACAACTTTTCCATGCTCAGCCAACGGAACCATCAGGAACTTTCATCAAAGCGGTCCATGGTCATCGCATAGTCCCACATCGGTTCACCGGCTCCCTTCTTTATTTCTTCATGGTGTTCTGAGTAGATTTTCATGACATTTTTAATATACTTCTCATCTTCTTTCCAGAGGCTTTTGGAATGGTATTCCTTAGACGCCGGATCGGAAGCCGTATAGATTTCATCATGGACACAGGAAAGCAGTAGGAGACAGAAAGCCATCGTAAAGGACAGCCACGAAATTAATTTTCGCATCATAAGCATTTTGTTTTTAGTGGTTTAAATATATAAAAATTTTTAATTACAACAAAGTGAGCAGAAAAATAAAAATATTCTTTGCAAATGTCAAAAATATAAGTTCAGATTACTCAGTATTTCTGAAAAGCAAAAACCACCTGAAGGTGGTTTGTTTGGATGATCCGTATGGTATTACCTGGTATATACTTCAAAGGAAAAATCCTTTGATTCGGATGGGGTCATCCTCCTGATCTGTTTCCGCTTCAGTCTGGAATTGATTTCTGAAGCAGTCACTATTGCCTTTCCGTCCACCGATATTTTATCCTCCGGTGAGCTCAACAGGATCCATCCTGAATCATTGACCAGATAGTATTTATCACCGATCGTAATAAAAACCTTTTCATTTCCTTGCTTGGTCGCTTCAAGGTTGTTCCTGAAATTCAGTTGCTCTTCAAATTTGCCGAAGCCAGATACAACGGATACATATGAGGTATCTTTAGTGCTGGAAATGAGTTCGGAGAATGCCTTATTCCGTTTTCCGCCAGCTTTCTTCTCCAATCCGAAATAATAGATGGCAGAAATATTATCGCCCATATCTGCCCAAGTTTAAAATATCCTCTGGAATCCGTTGAAGCAATAAAATTGCCCGTTTCACCGTATACTTTTGCATCTGCCAAAGGAGCACGGGTAACGGCATCTATGATGAGACCCGCAACAGTAACCGTTCTTGCTTTATAAGCTGAACATTTGGCATTTAGCGGTATAAAAGACAGGAGTAAAAAGACAAGCGTTAAGCTAATAATGTTCCGTTTTTTCATTGTATGTTTTTTTTGCTAATATTGAATAGTACCCATAAAAAATACCCTTTTTAATAAGGGCATTATATCATTAACTGATCAAATCGAATCTCGCGTATTCCGCAACTTTTTTCGGAAGCCTGATGCCTTCTGCGGTCTGGTTGTTTTCCAGCAGCGCTGCCATAATTCTGGGAAGTGCCATTGCTGAGCCGTTCAGGGTATGCACGAGCTGTGACTTCCCATCGGTTTTGTACCGGCATTTCAGACGGTTGGCCTGGAATGTTTCGAAGTTGGACACAGAACTTACTTCAAGCCATTTCTCCTGGGCAGCACTCCAAACCTCAAAGTCATAGGTCATGGCAGCAGCAAATCCGGTGTCGCCTCCGCAAAGCCTTAATACTCTGTAAGGCAGCTCAAGGTCTGTCAGGATTTCTTTGATGTGCTCAACCATTTCTTCAAGGACCGTATATGAATTTTCAGGCTTTTCAATCCTTACGATTTCCACTTTCTCAAACTGGTGAAGACGGTTCAGTCCGCGTACATGGGCTCCATAGCTTCCCGCCTCTCTCCTGTAACATTGGGAAAAAGCCGTATTCTTGATCGGAAGGTCTTTTTCTTCCAGCAAAACATCACGGTAAAGATTCGTTACCGGCACTTCTGCTGTAGGAATAAGGTACAGGTCATCCTGACCAATGTGGTACATCTGCCCTTCCTTATCCGGCAATTGCCCTGTTCCGTAGCCGGATGCTTCATTCACTACGTGAGGCGGATTGACTTCCATATATCCCTTTTCGATATTCTTATCCAGGAAATACTGGACTAAAGCCCTTTGCAGCCTCGCTCCCTTTCCAAGGTATACCGGAAACCCTGCACCGGCAATTTTTACTCCCAATTCGAAATCGATAAGGTTATATTTCTTAGCGAGTTCCCAGTGCGGAACAGCACCCTCTCCCAGTCCTTCGACATCATGGGACTGATAGATGATTTCATTATCATCCGCAGATACGCCGCCTTTCACAAGCTCATAAGGGATATTGGGAATCTGATATAAGATATTCAGTAATGTCTGCTCTTTTACATCCAGCTGGGACTGCAATTCTTTACTCGACTCTTTGTATTGTGCTGTTTTAGATTTTGCAGATTCAGCTTCTTCTTTTTTCCCTTCTTTCATCAAAAGACCGATCTCTTTCGAGATTTTGTTGATCTCGGCAAGCTGGGAATCCAGTTCAAACTGAATTTTTTTTCTTTCATCGTCGGTAGCGATTGCTTCATCTACCAACTCAAGATTCTTGAATTGTCTTTTTTTAAGACCTTCTAAAACGCGTTCTTTATTGTCGCGCAAAAAATTAACCTGTAACATTGTGTTGAGATGTTAAATATTAGAAATTAGCTTTTTATGGGCTAACCATTTGCAAATGTACTTTATTTTATGATAGTAACCACATTGGGGGATCCGGGCTGCTTGGTAAATTTAAGATCGTTGTTGTAGTAGACCTTTGAGACTTCAAAGACCGAGGGTGTCCAGCGGTACTGGATCTCAAGGATGTCATTAATGGTATCGGTCACATTGTTCTGTGTCCTTCTTAAAGAAACATTGATCCTGGAACGGTAGGTCCTGTTGTCCGGGCTTACAGAATCCAGCGTGACCCTCCTCGCTCCTGCAATGTATTCGATATAATACAGTGAATCAGCAGTTACTTTAAGCGTATTGTTTACCGGTGCATTATCTACAGTCCCGAATATGTCCGTCATATTATAGCCCGAGAAAGAACCGTTTTTCTTGGCATTCAGTAAATCCTGCCCTGCACTGTTTTTGATATAGATATTCAGGATCTGATCAATATTCTGAACAGAATCTTCATCACTCCTGCAGCTCAGAAGTGCGAATAGAACCAGCGCTGTACCAAAAAAGACGTTTCTCATCCCAACAAAGATAGAACTTAAGTTTTATTTCTTCAAGAATTTATTCACTAATATCCGTATTTCCGACCGGGAAAGGATAAAATCACTGAAGTAAAAAGCAGTCCCCTGGTAAAACCGCCAGAACAGCAATGAAGAGGAAAGACAGTAGGAAACAGAGGTAACGATGCAGGCCCCAGTGATTCCCCACCGCGGAATGATAATGAAAGAAGAAACCAGGGTAAAAACAAGCCCTATCAGGGATTTCATATTTAAAATCCGCAGCTTATTGATCCCCGCAAAATAGTATCCGATGATATTGCTTACCGCAATGGCCATGATACCGGGAGCCAGCAGCAGCGTAATTTTCTTGACCTGTGAAAAATCCTTTCCGAAGATGATGGCATACCAGTGGGACGGCACCAAAAGAATGATGGTAATAAACAGTAAAGTAATCAGGAAACTGATCCTCATGGAAACCTTAGCTTTGTCAATGGCTGCATCGGAATTACTGCTGTTGACCACATCGGCATATAAAATTACCGACAGGCTCCTGCTGACCGTCCAGATCGCTTCCGAGAATGCTACCCCTACAGAAAATACCCCAACACTCATCATGCCCCGGAAATATTCCAGGAAATAAAAAGACAGCCGGTTATTCAGGAACTGAAAAAAAGAGCTCAGCTGTATCTTCCAGCCATAACTGAATAAAGAATTCAGTACAGACCCGGAAAAGGAAAGTTGCGGCATCTGCCTGCCTTTCATGACCTGGAAGAGGCTGATGATGAACAGTATACTGTAACATGCCATCTGTGCTATGAAATAAGAAGAAACCGATCTTGCTCCAATCCCATAGACCATAATACCGATGAAAGCAATATGGACTGCCTGCTGCAGGATGGTATAGATATTAAACATCCTGATGTTCTTCTGGCCTACAAACAGATTGACATTGGCAGCCAGCAGGGATGACGAAACAGAAAGACCGATCAGATATCCTAAATGCCCGGTATCTTTTGTAAAGGCAAAAAGCAAAGGAATGGTAGTCCCGACAAGCAAAGACCAGGCATAGGCATACAGGAGGATCTGTTCTGTTTTATATTTGGGCGCAAAATAAGTAATGCTGCTGCCTACAAAAATGCTGGCAAAGAAACTGACCACCGTTAAATCCGCAATGACAATCGAAATCACTCCTTTCCCTTCACCGCCCCACATATTCGTGGAGTAGATCACCAGTCCAAAATTCAATATCAGAATCAGGAAGCGGGAAACAAAAGTTTTGAGGAGAGTGGCATGTTTCATTTCAGCATTGATTTTTTGACAAAATCCGTAAATGAATTTTTAATGGCTGCCCAATTGTACTGTTCCTCAAATACCGCTCTCGCTCCATGCGCGTGAGCTTTGTAAAGCGCAGGATCATCAATATAGGCCATTACTTTTCCGGCTATGGCATCTGCACTTTCGGGATCAACCAGAAACCCGAACCTTGAAATATCCACAAACTGCCGGGTTGCCTTCAGATCACTATAGATCACCGGCTTACCGGAAGCAGCATAATAGAATATCTTGATCGGAAGGCAGTGATGGTTTTCAAAATTAACTTCCCTGAGGTCAAAACAGATGTCCGCCTCAGCATATGCCTCCGTAAACTTCTCAAAAGAGGCCGGCTTACGGATGCTGATGTCATCCCACTGGTATTTCTCCAAAAGGGCGTCAAAATAGGCCTGGTCTTTTTCTGTCCGGGCTCCTCCGATAATGAGTATCGAAATATGTAAATCTGGCCTTAGGCTCCGGAGACGGTCAACCGCATTAAAAAAATTCCCGATCCCTTTTTCTTCTGAGATCTGGCCTGTATAGCACAGCTTTATCCTGTCTGCTTCAGGCTCCCTGATGCTTGTATAAATATATTGACCATCGGGAAAATAAGGAAGGATGATACTTTTTTTAAACGGGAAACAATAGGCTAAGGGGAACCTTTTCGTTTTTTCCCCGAATATAAAGTGCGTACTGAAATAGCCGGCATACAGCTGGATCATCAGGAACCTGAGGGCATGAAATATCTTGAGGAAAAAAGAATATTCACGGACCATTCTCATCGACGGATACCACTCGGTGATATCATAGATAAGGCTGGCTTTGTGCCTTTTCATGTACTCTTTAACAGCAATAATCGCAAGAGGTTCTGATCCGATGATACAGTCCGGAAGGAAAGTGTTGCAGACCTCCTGAAATATCCTTGCTTTCTCATCCGAGCTTTGATCCAGTACAGCATACGATTCAATTTCAATCCCATCGATAGAACCCTGATATTCTGAGCTAAGGCTACAGATTTTTATCTTATACCCACGGCTTTTCAGCTCTTTTGCCTGATGGTAAAAAATCCGGTCGTCATTGTACCGGTGGGCTGTTGTTAAAAAAAGTATTCTGGGCATGGGTTATTTCATCAAAACAGATTCAGCAGTCAGATTCCGTGCAAATATACTAAAACGAAAAAAGTGGAACTCCTTCCACTTTTTTTATTTTGTACCGATGATCATACTTATTGTATTGATGATGCCCAACTTTTATCAAAAGGCAGTAAAAAGTTACTCAGGAACTCCAGGTAGGTATTTTTTGAAAAATCAAAAACCTGAATATCTTTGGAAAGCTCACCGTTTCTTATTTTTGATTTGAACTCCTGCAGCTTCAATGTTTTCACCGCTCCGTCTTCCACGTAGCTTGCTTTCATGCGGTCAAAAAGTCCCAGCTGGTACTCTTCGTCAATTTCCCGCATCAGTTTTCCCAATGCATCTATGCTGCATCCTGAAGCGAGCTCTTTTTCCTCATCTACACAGATCACGATAAACTGGTTCTTTTCTATCTTAAAAGATGAGCTCAGCGGCTTTCCGTGAGCAGCCCAGGTGGCCAGGAAATCAAAGAGTTTTTCAGTAATGGTTTTGGCTTCTTTGGTGCTGAAAGGCCTTGATGCAGGGTATATGATGATTCTGTAGTCGTTGGTTTCTACAATGTTGGATTCTTCAATTTTCATTTCCGATATTTTAAAGTATAAATTTATGAATTATTATTGATTCATAAAAAAAGAAAAAAGAACCCTGGAAAATCCCGGGTCCTCATTCATTCTGTACGTTATTTAATCAAATTTATAAATCTTCTGCTTCAGCCAGAAGTTCTACAATATCTTTTACGGCTACTTCCGTATTTTTATTAAAGTGTTTTACTCCATCCGTAAGCATGGTATTGCAGAACGGGCATCCGGTAGCAATCACCTTCGGCTCGAATGACAGTGCTTCTTCCGTTCTCTCAATATTTATGTCCTTATTGCCTTTTTCAGGCTCCTTGAACATTTGCGCTCCGCCGGCTCCGCAACAGAGCCCGTTGCTTCTGCAACGTTTCATTTCCACCAGTTCGGCATCCAGTTTTTCAAGAAGCATCCTCGGAGCTTCGTATTCGTTATTCGCGCGGCCAAGGTAACAAGGATCATGGAATGTGATTTTTTTACCTTTGAAAGATCCTCCTTCAATCTTCAGCCTTCCCTCTTCCATCAGGTTTTTCAGGAACTGGGTATGGTGAAGGACTTCATAATGTCCCCCTAAGCTGGGGTACTCATTTTTAAGGGTATTGAAACAGTGCGGACAGGCCGTTACAATCTTTTTGATTTCGTAAGCATTCAGCACCTCAATATTGGTAAGGGCCATCATCTGGAATACGAATTCATTACCGGCACGCTTGGCCGGGTCTCCCGTACAGCTTTCTTCCTGTCCCAGCACTCCGAATTCAACCCCGATTTTATTCAGGATCTTGCAAAATGCACGGGTAATCTTTTTGGCACGGTCGTCAAAGCTTCCTGCACATCCCACCCAGAATAGAACTTCCGGTGATTTCCCTTCGGCAGCATATTCTGCCATTGTTTTTATATTGAAATCCATTTTTTCTCAATTTGAAAATGTATGAATTTGGAAATTTGAAAATATAATTGAGCATTTTCAAATTTTCAGATTGTTTAATTGATTATTAATCCTTTGCCCAATTCAGACGGTCTGCCTGATTATACTGCCACGGTGCCGCATTATTTTCCACATTGGCCATCATCAGGTTAAGTTCCTGTGGTGCCGCAGACTGTTCCATAACCAGGAACTGCCTCATGTCAAAGATAATGGAAAGCGGGTCCAGCAATACAGGACAGGCTTCCGTACAGGCATTACAGGTTGTACAGGCCCAAAGTTCCTCCTTAGTAATATAGTCATTAAGAAGCTTTTTACCGTCATCTACAAACTTGCCGTTGGTGTCGATATTTTTTCCTACTTCCTCCAGACGGTCTCTGGTTTTCATAAGGATTAATCTCGGGGATAATTTTTTTCCGGTAATGTTGGCCGGACATACCGCA is part of the Chryseobacterium camelliae genome and encodes:
- a CDS encoding cbb3-type cytochrome c oxidase N-terminal domain-containing protein, with translation MKQRTPVFVNILIIIGLLIVFYYLFVQSYSFLGSPYFWGTVVIAGILAYIHSAIGDLIENNKFKRLSQEEKAAYLAEKRIPYFKRLYDAAFKKQTASEEKDILIDHGFDGIMELDNQLPKWWVGLFYFGTAFCILYVAAYSFTDFAHPINEYEIEYKEQIASIAEYEKTQPPVTIETAKYSADNIADGKELFKTNCASCHGEDGRGGIGPNLTDNYWINQPEKTLFKNVFNMDWNGSPNNPAMRPFGKNGEVSGAEIEKIAAYVYHINQEQPPITPAQGGAAPQGTEAHWEKE
- the ccoG gene encoding cytochrome c oxidase accessory protein CcoG, whose amino-acid sequence is MSNIEEVEVRGGQGQVLEPETYRDSIGTMEQSGKRKWVFPRKPKGKFTNYRNIVSYLLLAVYFATPFISINGNPFLLFDVIDREFYIFGQPFYPQDFFILTLGAIASLIFIIVFTIAFGRIFCGWICPQTIFLEFIFRKIEYAIEGDRNRQMKLDRQEWNSEKIWKRSLKWSIYVVISLIITHFMFMYIVGYREVFRIVSEGPFAHPTNFIVMILFSAAFYFVFAWFREQVCTLVCPYGRLQGVLIDKDTINVFYDFNRGENRAKWRKGEDRKAAGKGDCIDCHQCVVVCPTGIDIRDGQQLECVNCTACIDACDEVMEKVGLPKGLIRYASENEIERKSSFEFTGRMKGFTVILIFLMGFLGYLLYNRGEMEAKFIKPAGSTFFVRDGKITNTYNYTFLNKTNDKKLVTVKVIEPSHGEVTYSASSKIQVDRDKISKGTINISFPESEMKLSKQNITIGVYDMKGNLIDSYQTYFEGPFKLQF
- a CDS encoding FixH family protein, translating into MKNFSWGHGVVIALAAFMIFILSMMFLFPNGQKNSEMVTDNYYEEELKYQDVIDAKKRADQLEEKPQYSQNASGITISFPKDYNNSNTTVKFVLNRTDDQNLDVKKSVQLNQAQSFIIPAQVLKPGNYTLRLMWTKDKTDYRMDFDVIWK
- a CDS encoding sulfite exporter TauE/SafE family protein, with the translated sequence MEIALIVSAIGLGFASGFHCVGMCGPIALSMGLTKKQATNFYLQNLTYQFGRIFTYALLGAVLGIIGEGFEMAGIQQYLTIAVGILLIIMAVFSFGGKDFASRIPFFSKFLFSVKSNLGRLLQKADYRSRFTTGILNGFLPCGMVYMALTASLASGGIWQGGLYMALFGLGTLPFMFAVVLVGNLMNQAFRIKVLKAVPIVMIILGGLFIVRGLELGIPYLSPRAEAMTVSKDNQGDCHLPGDHSTHHHDGTNCH
- a CDS encoding DUF6705 family protein, whose product is MKYLIICLGICVAFSCKAQQVYPLNADYEEVPENAYLKDLNNELTPYVGVYKANFNGSETTLYITKQEQKLEKTGQKNYYMDALVIKYIIKNSTGSVVQDTYNNSNDIELYSISTSSTQNKVNFFYSGTNCSVGWGRIILKKLNDTQISWEYRPDDITTTAAKCPPNLDTTIYLPETKDLIFTKQK
- a CDS encoding DUF6705 family protein; its protein translation is MMKSLLIYLGIMLMSFCQAQNLPLNTPFLSIPNRAYIKDTNNELNPYVGIYKANYNGNEISLFITKQEDKLEETGHKSYHVDVLLVKYIVKNSTGIVLQDTKNNNLYNIELYSTKIRPDKNAVHLIYSGTNCSVGWGDIYLKKISSTQISWEYRPNDVTTTAAKCPPNLDTTIYLPVTKDLIFTKQ
- a CDS encoding DUF6705 family protein, encoding MSNKLISKVSLIIVLVINLISCKAQQTYPLLTSLDNIPNMSHIRDTNNELQSFVGKYVSTYNGNQITLYITKENNKFFDYGNQKVYRDVLSVKYIVKNSSGIILQDTKNMSFQQDDLSYAIYSLWVTENGTKAELIYSGTNCSVGFGSINIKKISATEISWEYRPNDVTTTADKCPPNLDTTIYLPITKDLIFTKE